One window from the genome of Rhizoctonia solani chromosome 15, complete sequence encodes:
- a CDS encoding velvet factor: MTIRTIRPTPRADGITSSRNRSLNRNRNLNLNLKQPQPQSQQPYYPPPPHAQQQPPTWNQHQPPPPPYYHQPPPYVQYHQYSPRPGYDPGGPSGYNNVSSGYANGQQQGATTGPYPPQPQQQQSMPPPTPPRSPRQGWYQSQNAPSQPQQQPQQQQQQQGYYYDQQQQGQQSYSQQWTPTSCTTPSTAAACPVAAPDAFWRVYAGRESFTSSAETGKVHLPPLRNQSGYPAPAPAPATAGTASNAPSGGGGGGGGYAEPRPFVAPGVGRDRTNAPTAAAGSYEPRPPTSSNSFDTRSGPGGPNGAFDTRSSVPAPPNSGTFDNRPSFDGRPGPGSFDSRQAVSAATVPAVTPSSASSASFDARQQAFDSRHNSFDGRPGPPPGPGPSPGPGFDNRAAGPVFDSRSGAPAFENRAPPSFENRAPGPAYEQRGYETRTGAGTTGGGYDARAGVGGYDTGARAAGGYEARTGSAAYDARTHGHGHGHGHGHSQSQGGYDTRGFDGRAPAGTTFENRAPGAGAAFDNRAPAFENRAPGGGGSGGGFESRAGGGGPPPPPPPPGSAFENRAPGNGGGYYSAPANPSSTTYETRPPPPASPGITDVKVLAVLLVEDRANETR, encoded by the exons ATGACCATTCGCACGATTCGTCCAACCCCCAGGGCGGATGGCATTACCAGCAGCCGCAACCGCAGCCTCAACCGCAACCGCAACCTCAACCTCAACCTCAAGCAGCCGCAGCCGCAATCACAGCAGCCGTACTACCCTCCTCCCCCGCATGCGCAGCAGCAACCCCCGACGTGGAACCAGCACCAGCCTCCCCCGCCGCCGTACTACCACCAACCGCCGCCTTATGTGCAGTATCACCAGTATTCGCCGCGGCCCGGCTACGACCCA GGAGGCCCAAGCGGGTACAACAATGTTTCGTCTGGATATGCCAATGGACAACAGCAGGGCGCGACTACCGGGCCCTATCCCCCTCAGCCCCAGCAACAGCAAAGCATGCCCCCGCCGACTCCGCCGAGGAGCCCTAGACAAGGGTGGTACCAGTCCCAGAACGCGCCCAGCCAACCACAGCAGCAGCCgcagcaacaacagcaacaacagggGTACTACTATgaccaacagcagcaaggCCAACAATCGTACAGCCAGCAGTGGA CCCCAACCTCCTGCACAACCCCCTCAACCGCAGCCGCCTGCCCAGTCGCAGCCCCAGACGCATTCTGGCGGGTCTACGCCGGCCGAGAGTCGTTCACCTCATCAGCCGAGACAGGAAAGGTGCATTTGCCCCCCCTGAGAAACCAGTCTGGGTACCCGGCTCCTGCGCCTGCACCCGCTACAGCTGGAACGGCCTCGAATGCACCGtctggaggtggaggaggtggcgGTGGATACGCGGAACCACGACCGTTTGTTGCGCCCGGTGTAGGCCGCGACCGAACAAACGCCCCGACGGCCGCTGCAGGATCGTACGAGCCCCGTCCGCCAACCTCGTCGAACAGCTTTGACACCCGCTCGGGCCCAGGTGGTCCGAACGGGGCATTCGACACCCGTTCCTCTGTCCCAGCACCCCCCAACTCGGGAACATTCGACAATCGCCCGTCGTTTGACGGTCGTCCCGGTCCGGGATCGTTTGATTCAAGGCAGGCAGTGTCGGCGGCGACTGTACCGGCAGTAACACCGTCCAGCGCGTCCTCGGCGTCGTTTGACGCTCGTCAGCAGGCGTTTGATTCGAGGCACAATTCGTTTGATGGGAGACCGGGTCCGCCTCCTGGTCCTGGCCCTAGTCCCGGTCCTGGGTTCGACAACCGTGCGGCCGGCCCTGTGTTCGATAGTCGGTCGGGTGCGCCGGCGTTTGAGAATCGGGCCCCACCATCGTTTGAGAATCGGGCTCCGGGTCCGGCGTACGAGCAGCGAGGGTACGAGACTCGGACTGGAGCAGGTACTACTGGAGGAGGGTACGACGCTCGAGCTGGAGTTGGAGGATACGATACAGGCGCCCGGGCTGCTGGAGGATACGAGGCCAGAACCGGGAGTGCAGCATACGACGCGAGGACGCACGGACATGGTCATGGTCATGGACATGGACATAGCCAGAGCCAGGGCGGATACGACACACGCGGGTTTGACGGTCGCGCACCCGCCGGAACGACGTTTGAGAACCGGGCGCCGGGTGCGGGAGCCGCGTTCGATAATCGCGCGCCGGCGTTTGAAAATCGTGCGCCTGGAGGAGGGGGAAGTGGTGGTGGATTCGAGAGTCGCGCGGGTGGAGGAGGACCGCCGcccccgcctccaccaccagGCAGCGCGTTCGAGAACCGTGCGCCCGGGAACGGAGGAGGGTACTATTCTGCGCCTGCCAACCCGAGCTCGACGACATACGAAACGAGACCCCCGCCCCCGGCTTCCCCTGGAATTACCGACGTGAAGGTGCTGGCGGTGCTGCTGGTGGAGGACAGGGCAAACGAAACCCGTTGA
- a CDS encoding acyl-CoA dehydrogenase yields MPSADVELFSPNTHLLSFQLRNGINIHRLKNKVGTHALPTAELELEDELELEDTIGFLLIAPTSIGNLAKCLAIARSYAQVRQVADPAPGRVGGQALLVDVPLHTATLARVEVLRHALTHFLFGVVELLGASEAGTATNSERVRLRLLTPVLKAFAADRAVGGMEECMAALGGLGYMEETGIGKTRLIRDSLVEKIWEGTVNVLALDMLRAMRGGDAIKAFCEWSRAIIARYPGPSINLIKRRLTLLESLNPSSCSSHARQALVLVAHLASASYLLQHAQWSRLELDAVIAQRWIEEELEGKLVWDADQDWNKMIVYQSKAGEDVWWGGKADRRPIDPPPIVQLRVIDPNGTPSRPGSPASSQSYLQNPYYFMFASLASVDTDDELHLLKDGKTRCTTGSVVSSLYHLKDTENGGQDAGFFVFPDLSVRTEGSYRLKLTLFEVHGATVHHCRSIYSNPFYVFTAKKFPGMEESTSLSCSLADQGIKIRIRKDIRVRKRPVQPPTRMRSHRTEAETLLPEEAPWLFPSTTTNSHPFRAAATFLRVRPQASSPTAPAPPAPTTNTPAPVRPPTSNANHPIPPSGIGLPPPVPGGALPPPPPPWPAHSTTPGPTNMPPPANIPANIQHPPAPDPIPPSGIGLPPPVPGGALPPPHHHHGQPIPTPGPTNMPPPRTFPPTYHPPAPGPGPNMSAPMNMNMGAIPPHAHNMPPGPVQNHQMPPHNMAPSSSHPIPPHGMPPTMPPHQHQHQHHQPMHPPASGHGMPPPPMPHSQPPGPPPPGHVMQSSPPPPAHGPAPGMPPPPPER; encoded by the exons ATGCCAAGCGCAGACGTCGAGCTCTTCTCGCCCAACACCCATCTGCTCTCATTTCAGCTACGCAACGGAATCAACATACACAGGTTAAAAAACAAAGTTGGGACTCATGCGCTCCCGACGGCCGAACTCGAACTCGAGGACGAACTCGAACTCGAGGACACAATCGGCTTTCTCCTCATCGCCC CGACTTCGATCGGAAATCTCGCGAAATGCCTCGCTATCGCACGGTCCTATGCTCAGGTCCGACAGGTGGCCGATCCAGCTCCGGGACGGGTCGGAGGTCAAGCTTTATTGGTTGATGTACCACTGCATACAGCCACCTTGGCTCGGGTCGAGGTTCTCCGACATGCGCTAacccattttttgtttggagTCGTGGAGTTGTTGGGAGCCTCCGAGGCTGGGACGGCAACGAACAGCGAACGTGTACGGTTACGTCTCTTGACGCCGGTTCTCAAAGCGTTCGCGGCTGACCGTGCAGTAGGCGGGATGGAAGAATGCATGGCGGCGCTAGGAGGACTTGGGTACATGGAGGAGACCGGAATAGGGAAG ACGAGACTGATCCGAGACTCGCTCGTGGAGAAGATCTGGGAAGGGACGGTCAATGTGCTCGCACTGGATATGCTGCGCGCTATGCGAGGAGGAGACGCCATCAAGGCCTTTTGCGAA TGGTCGCGAGCTATTATCGCCCGGTACCCCGGACCCTCTATCAACCTCATCAAACGACGACTGACACTGCTCGAAAGTCTAAACCCCAGCAGCTGCAGTTCACACGCGCGCCAGGCCCTAGTGCTCGTGGCACATCTCGCTTCCGCGTCATATCTATTACAGCACGCACAGTGGTCTCGACTCGAGCTAGACGCTGTGATCGCCCAACGCTGGATCGAGGAGGAGCTCGAGGGGAAGCTTGTTTGGGACGCAGACCAAGACTGGAACAAGATGATAGTGTACCAGT CCAAAGCAGGCGAGGATGTGTGGTGGGGTGGCAAGG CTGACCGCCGACCGATCGACCCGCCGCCTATTGTGCAGCTGCGAGTGATCGATCCGAATGGGACACCGTCGCGGCCCGGATCACCTGCGTCGTCGCAGTCATACCTTCAGAACCCATACTATTTCATGTTTGCCAGTCTGGCGAGCGTCGACACGGACGATGAGCTCCATCTGCTCAAGGATGGCAAG ACACGATGCACGACAGGTTCGGTTGTGTCCTCGCTCTATCATCTCAAGGATACCGAGAATGGCGGTCAAGACGCCGGATTCTTTGTCTTTCCCGACTTGTCCGTCCGCACAGAAGGTTCATACCGCCTCAAGCTTACGCTCTTCGAGGTCCACGG GGCGACTGTGCACCACTGCAGGTCCATCTACTCGAATCCGTTCTATGTGTTTACGGCCAAGAAGTTCCCAGGCATGGAGG AGTCGACGTCGCTATCGTGTTCGTTGGCGGACCAAGGGATCAAAATCCGAATTCGCAAAGACATACGAGTACGGAAGCGACCAGTCCAACCGCCAACTCGAATGCGCTCGCACCGCACGGAGGCGGAAACCCTTTTGCCGGAGGAGGCACCATGGTTGTTCCCCTCGACGACGACGAACAGCCACCCGTTCCGAGCGGCAGCAACATTCCTCAGGGTGCGCCCCCAGGCCAGCTCCCCCACCGCCCCCGCCCCTCCCGCACCCACGACAAATACACCGGCCCCTGTCCGTCCCCCGACATCGAATGCGAACCACCCGATCCCCCCGAGTGGGATTGGCCTTCCTCCCCCTGTGCCTGGAGGTGCTCTcccaccgccaccaccaccatggCCAGCCCATTCCACGACACCCGGCCCCACCAATATGCCTCCCCCCGCGAACATTCCCGCCAACATACAACATCCTCCTGCGCCCGACCCGATCCCCCCGAGTGGGATTGGCCTTCCTCCCCCTGTGCCTGGAGGTGCTCTCCCACCGCCACACCACCACCATGGCCAGCCCATCCCGACACCCGGCCCCACCAATATGCCTCCCCCGCGAACATTCCCGCCAACATACCATCCTCCTGCGCCCGGTCCGGGGCCAAACATGAGTGCACCGATGAACATGAACATGGGTGCTATTCCCCCTCACGCCCACAACATGCCCCCCGGCCCTGTGCAGAACCACCAGATGCCGCCTCACAACATGGCACCGTCTTCATCCCATCCAATTCCACCCCACGGAATGCCGCCCACTATGCCTCCACAtcagcaccagcaccagcaccaTCAGCCGATGCATCCCCCCGCAAGCGGACACGGAATGCCCCCACCTCCCATGCCTCACTCGCAGCCGCCCGGTCCTCCCCCTCCGGGACATGTCATGCAGTCCTCCCCGCCCCCGCCTGCTCACGGTCCCGCACCCGGCAtgcccccacctccacccgaACGTTAG